NNNNNNNNNNNNNNNNNNNNNNNNNNNNNNNNNNNNNNNNNNNNNNNNNNNNNNNNNNNNNNNNNNNNNNNNNNNNNNNNNNNNNNNNNNNNNNNNNNNNNNNNNNNNNNNNNNNNNNAATTTTTTGTTAaaggatatttttataaaaaataatttattttttttgaaaaatgaatagaattaaaattaattaacataaaatttaaaatgaattaaagagaaaattttttaaaaattataaagaatgagaatatacattttataaataaaagagagaagagtatcattttaatatcttttaaaagagaaaaatgatatttaattttctcAATATTTATACTTCTCACAttttaagggtttttttttctttcactcTATACTCTCCTCGTATTTTAGAAGAGTAGTTTTAGTTGTTTGtaatctaaatattttatttatattatatacaaaATTAGCAAATATAATCATACAAAGTGTTAACATCTTAAAACAAGGATCTAAAAAGTTATATGTGTATCTCATGGACAATACGGTTGTAttctttaatttgtattttgatCTAACTAATGCACTCAGCAATTAGCTTCTTTAGCTTTCTCAATTTcttggtttttattttctttgacgATGTCTTATTTAGACAGAAATTTGAttgtgcttttcttttttttttttctctcctttaaCAATGTCATTTTATTACGTATGGGAAATTCGCATAAGGATATTTGTATCCTCTATCATGAacctaaaatttttgaaaccttgttatgataaaaaaaaaatttttgacgcACATAAAGTGGAgtgatattataatatttaggggtaagtacgattttggtccttTAAGTTTAGTGCCAGAATCGAATTTGTTCCTCTTGTTCTTTTGCCATTAAAGTCGTCCTTAATGTTACATTTGTATTTAACTTCGcccttaaaatttttttcggaCATAAATGCCCTTTGCATCGTTAGGGTAGTTAGAAAAAtggttatataaaaataaaggcAATAGGCATATGTTAACCCCAAAAAGAAGGGCAAGTTGGTTGATTCTGGAACTGCTGCCGACACCACCGTCGTCGACGTCGAGGAGGGAGAACGCCATGGCTGCCGAAAGCTCGATGTCGTCTCGGAGCAAATCTCCCTCGGATGGTGCGTTGCTGCTCTGTTCCCATGGTGAGAGGCCGGTGCTACGTACTTCGGGGACCAAGGAGAACTACGGGCGCATATTTTGGGGCTGTATTTATTATGgagtttgtttttctttcttttcttctgagttGAGTAATTTGGGTTGAGGAGTGGAGATTGAAGACGGTGATTTTGTGTAGGTGCATGAAGGCTCCAACTTCTTTCGTTGGGCAGAGCCGGAGACAGAGGTGGGAAACCCAGAAATTGCAAGGATGAAGAAGAAGGTTGCCTCCCTGAAATCAAGGACGAGAGCGGCAGAGTGGAAGTTAATGGTCGTTGCTCTGTTAGGGTTTGTTGGGTGGGCTGGGTTCCTGTTTCTGTTGCTGCAGAATTTTTCTGTCTAGGCCTAAGTGTGTAATTccattgaacctggtatgaaaaGGGTGTTTGGGTATgatgctgttgttgttgttggtaaaTTCTTTTAAGGTTGGTTTTGTTGACTGTGTTTTGGTGAGAAGTGTTTTGGTGGTAAGTTATTAGGTGACAATGATGTACCTGGTATGAATGTGTTATGTTGAATTGTTTCTCAACATGTATAAATGACAATTATGTGAATTTGATTTCTGCTTGGTAAATACCTGTTTTTCATTACTGACTAATTTCCTAACAATATAACAAACTTGAATCAAAAACAATCTCATGTGAATATGGTAAATGTCATAATAACATAGATAATAAAAAGTGTTTCAGGCACATAGGTAATCCCAAAAGGGTTGGCTGGTCCAATCCAGCAACCAAGTACAACACATAGATGCTCATAGGCAAAGTTGACAGAAACATAACATAACAAGAAGTAGCTAACAAGTCACACTGCACTTTCCCAGCAAAGTTCACAAAAACATAACCCAAAATAAGACAACATGCACAAAATACCCAACAGAAGACACAAAAGACAACATAACCCAAAATAAAGCatatcccattttccttttcttaaaGCATTTCCCATTTTCTTGGAGGCAACTTTGCCATTAACTTCAGTTTCTTTGGAGAGATGTGAAGTGCTCCAGAGAGCCTGGCAGAGAAGTGACCAACAGGTTGGCTTGAAGATGTGGTAAGGGTAGGCTGAGATGAAGGAATAGTTGTGGTGGCTGGCTGTGATGAGGATGAAGGAGGTGCTGAACTTGTTGGACTGGCAACCTTGTTGGGCTGTGGAGCAGGTTGGGTTGAGGAATTGGGCATAGTAGTTCCCTTGGGCCTGCCTCTAGGCCTTTTGGGCTAAGCTGCATTGTTGGATTGGGCTGCAGAGGGTGGCTGAGTTGCTGAAACAGCTTTCCTTTTGGGCTGGGAAGAGGCAGTCTTCCTTCCTCCCTTGGCAGGTAGGTGGTTTGTCTTGGTGCTTCCCTTCTACTGTTTTCCTTTGTTCTTTGACTGCTGGGCCACACAAACAAATACAATTTAATAATGGGATAGCAACAATAGTTGAGACTACAATTAATAGAAGaaagacaaattaaaaatcataccAACTCCTCAATAGGTTTAGGGCATCTGCTTCTTTTGTGCCCAACAGATCCACACAGAGAGCACCTTTGTGTCTCTCCCTTCCTTGATAGTTGAGTGCGGCTGCTCTGCTCTTCATCTCCAGGAGCTGCTATCCTCTTTTTCACTGGCCTGTGACTAGGCCTTCGATAGGGGGAGGCATAACATCAGGGTGTGCAGTCCTCTCCCAAAGATCTACTCCATTCAAGGGATGTATGATTGAGTCATAGCACCTCATGTAAGCTTCTCTCTTATAACACCCAGCCACAAAAGGTTCTATGTCTAGTCCCTTGAACTTGATGCAACTGATAGCATGGACACAGGGTATGCCACTCATCTGCCAAATTCTACATGAACATTCATGGGATCCTAAGTCCACCGCAAACTTCTCTAATCCGTTCACCACTTCATACTTCAAAGCTGCAGACCAGTATGGTCTCCAATCCCTAGCTGACCTAGATCTCTTCTCCAACCTGAATCTAATCCTAGGTAAGATTGTCCCTAAATAATTTTGTGCAAGTTCTCTATTTTCTGCCCACCTAGTCATTAGTTTTACCCTTATTTCCTCTAACATGGTGACTATAGGCTTCTCTCTAACATCAACAATGGCAGAATTAAAGCTCTCGGACATGTTATTAACCAATGTATCTACCTTAGAGTTATAAGTGAACCTAGATCTAGACCAATACCTAGGAGGGATAGCAATTAGATACCTATAGGCCTCTTGATTCATAGCTTTCACCTCGGCCATGTGCCTCTCCCAATCCCTCCAGTGAGTTGCCTTAGCACACTTCCACATCAGTTTCTTCAATTGTAATCCTGGAAACCTCTTTCTGAAGTTGCTGTACAAGTGTCTCACACAGAACCGATTATCCACATCAGGTATAACCTCCTCATATGCTGGCAACAGACCCTGCACGCATGAAATCAAGGCAATTGTAATTAGGGAGAATTGAATGGAAGTGATTCACTCTATAAATTTAGTGTACTTTGCTTACTTTTTGTTGGTCAGACATGAAGGTAGATCTTCCCATCTTATCCAGCCCAACATCAGATGCAAGCTGACTTAGAAACCAACTCCATGAGTCCTTCGTCTCGGCTTCCACAACCGCATACGCAATCGGCAGCATTGGTCATTGGGATCCCACCCAATTGCAGTTAGCAGCTGTCCTCCCTGGGGTGTCTTCAAAAAGCAGCCATCTAGGTCAATGAAATCCCTGCAATGCTGGAAGCTCTGCTTGCATGCTTCCAAGCACACATAGATCCTCTGAAAGATGCAGTAACTGGTCTTTGATGATGCTGGTGCTTCACTGTCAAGATCTGGGGACCTCTGCACTTGTATGCGAGCGGAGGATCCTGGATTTGCCCTCATCAGCTCCTGTCCATAATCGTAAATTCTTTTATACTGCTCTCGGAAGGTTCCCTGAATTTGATCAAGTGCAATCTGCTTGGTCTTAGTGGCCAGTGACTTAGTGACAGTCAAGTTCCATTTCTTCTGTGCCTTCGAAACCAACTCCTTTATTTTCACCTTCGGATTTGACTCAACCTTCTTCTTAAACGCCTTGCCGAGCCATTTTGAATGTAAGATCCCCACCCTGTGTGCTTGTGTGCATGTGTGTGTCAAGTTCATGCTGCGTAGCTGCCAAGTTTCCTCACCCCTGACCTTTGCAGCATACACCCAGAAAAGACAATCACCCGAACAAACAGCCCTAACCCTCTGCAAGTCACACTTTCTAAACCTGATTGACCTTGCCGTATGCACAGCATAAGCAGTTACAGTGTCCTTGAACTCCTCCCGAGATGCATACAAAGTGCCAACTTCCCATTTGTATTGACTCATATCTTTCTGAAGCTTGTGAACTGGAAATGTGAAGCCCTCATGCTCTGAATCAAACCCAACCTGGTGATCGAAATCTAAGTCATCACTGTCTCCTCCCTCAACATTCTCAAACTGCTCATTTGCACAAGCATTCTTATTCACAACCCTAGGTTTTTTACTCATCACATTCACATCTTAAAATCCACTTACCTCAggatcaacatcatcatcactaTCAGTAAAGTGCACATCATCTTCACTATCGTCCTCTTCCCCAGAT
This portion of the Arachis duranensis cultivar V14167 chromosome 6, aradu.V14167.gnm2.J7QH, whole genome shotgun sequence genome encodes:
- the LOC107494821 gene encoding uncharacterized protein LOC107494821; its protein translation is MGRSTFMSDQQKGLLPAYEEVIPDVDNRFCVRHLYSNFRKRFPGLQLKKLMWKCAKATHWRDWERHMAEVKAMNQEAYRYLIAIPPRYWSRSRFTYNSKVDTLVNNMSESFNSAIVDVREKPIVTMLEEIRVKLMTRWAENRELAQNYLGTILPRIRFRLEKRSRSARDWRPYWSAALKYEVVNGLEKFAVDLGSHECSCRIWQMSGIPCVHAISCIKFKGLDIEPFVAGCYKREAYMRCYDSIIHPLNGVDLWERTAHPDVMPPPIEGLVTGQ